The genomic stretch CTCGACCCGGTTCTGACGCTGCAACCAGGAAAGAAATAGGCTACCCACCCGCCCGCTTGACCTGATACCCAAGCTTTTGCAGTTCAACAATAATCCGCTCTCGCTGATCGCCTTGAATCTCAATGCGCCCATCTTTTACCGTGCCGCCAGTGCCACACTTCTGTTTCAGCTTGGCTGCAAGTTCCAACAAGGCAGTTTCATCCAATGGCGTATCGAAAACCGTGGTCACCCTTTTGCCCTTGCGACCTGCTGTTTCCCTGCCTACTTTCAAAATCATGGGAGATGCTTTGCGAGGCAGTTCCTTAGCTTGCTTTACTGTTGGCTCTTCCAGGATAGGCGGCCCCAGACGCTTTGCTCCGCTCAACAGTCGGGCAAACAAACCCTTCACTTCAGCATCAATCAGCGGAATGACCACTGGCGTATCTTCCACATTCCAGTATTCCACCCGATCATCCCAACCCGGAAATCGCTCCATCAGCAACGGCCGATGCTCCTCTTCATCCAAAGCAACCACCCATTGAGCTTTCTCGAAATCATCCAGAGTCACTGCAACAGGCATCCGTTCTATTGACTCATCCCGGTTGATTCCTTTCGCTTGTATTGCCTGCTTCGCGATATCTGCTATCGGCCCGATGTTATGGATGCCTCGTTCCAGGGCTAATCCGCGGGAAACCGCATTCCAGCCCAGCCCCATTTTGCCAGCCAGCGCATTGAAAAAGACCTCAGCCAGCCGACTGCGATAATAGTTGCCGGTGCAGAGGAAGAGGACCGTACGCTGAGCATGTTTGGGCATGCCTGCCACCACCAGGGCTACTGACATCTGAGCAGCAACTCGTTGCTCAAGTTATTCCGTGTAAGATATTCATAGGGTAACAGATGGAATGGTACCAGTCATGAAACGCCGATGGATTGTTGCATTCTGCCTGCTGGCGATCATTGTTTGTGGTGGAGTAGCCTGGTGGCGGTTGACGTTGCCACCAGCCTCCGCCAAAGATTCTGCTGTGGCTCTGAACGCCACTCTGCCTACCACTGGCTCCGTCGAGGACAAGGCACGCCAGCAGGTCATTGGCACATGGCAGGATGAATATCAGGGCAAACGCACCATGACTCTGAATGCCGATGGCACCGGCACCATGCTCGTGGAACTCAAAGGGGCCGCTGCTCTGCTCTATGCCACCAAGCTCCGTTTTGACATGACATGGTCACTGAAGGATAAGAAACTGATCAAGAAAACCATCGGCGGCGAACCTGCCAGCAAAGTTAATCTGATCATCAATACGCTGGGTGACACCGCAGAAGACACGATTGTAGAAGTGACCGAAGATCGTCTGCTGCTATTGGATAAGGATGGCAAAACACAGTACGACTGGCGACGTGCCAAGATCGAAGAGAAAGCCAAGCCGTGAAAAACATTCCCCGGACAGGCAAGCAGCACCGACCCAAGACAGCTTTCAAAGGCAAACGCTATCTTTGTGCCCGCTGCCGCAAACGCAGCCCACGACCGGTAAAGACACCGGCACCGTGGTATTGTCCTGCTTGTCTTCAGTCACTCAATAAGCCTGCTAATTAGTTGTGGCGGAGTCGTAATGGTATTCCGTTTCGACCCTGATGCGGTGATATGATGTTGTCACAGCTGAACAGGGTCGAGTGGAGTACCACACGACCCTGCCCCAGCTTATGGAGGATGCAAAAGATATCTGAGAACAACCACAACAACTTCATTTTCGTGCAGGCTGCTTCATGCAGAGCACATTACCTTCCGTGTCTTTGATCTTGATCAGCCAGCCCACGGTGGGAATTTCACACTTGGGCATAATGACTGTTCCACCAGCAGCCACCACGGCCTTGGCTGTTGCATCAATGTCTTCCACATCGAAAGTGCATTCCAGGCCGTTCAGTTGCAGCCCCGGAACAATTTCATGTCGCATCTGCAAGGCGCCGCATACATCCGTTTCATGCCCGGTGTTGATGGTCAAAAAGCCAGGCGGGCCCCAAGGCTGAAACTTCCACTTCAATACCTTTTCATAAAAGGCCTGTGCACGACCAACATCGTCGGCATGAATCGCAAAGAATGACAGGTTATTCGGCATCGTTTACTCCCTGGAAAATGGCTGCCATGGTTGAACGCATGCTATGATAACCAGCAACGGGTCAGTCTGTCTCTCGATATAACGTCAAAATATGTCGAAAAAGCGACAACCGCTGAAAAAAGGGGCTCACAGCAAGCATGATGAGTGCCTGGTGCGCAGCCTGGCTGTACGTCACTATGCTGCATCGCGTGTGCCCGTACACGCTCACGACTGGCATCAACTGATCTATGCCAGCGAAGGCGTGATGTGGGTGTTTACACTGGGCAAGGAATGGGTGGTGCCGCCCAACCGTGCGGTCTGGGTGCCCGCAGGTGTGCATCACAGCATGGAACTCTCAGCATCGGTGCTGATTCACACACTCTACATCAACCCGGTAGTCAGTGCACCGCTGCCAACCGAGTGCAGTGCGGTGAACATCTCCCCGCTGCTTCGCGAACTGATCCTGCACACTATCTCGCTGGGGTATTTGAAGGAAAGCCACCCCGTTCATGCCAGTCTGATTCCATTTCTGCTCGATCAACTGGGCGATCTGCAATCTGCGGAGTTGTTTCTCCCCATGCCACGGGATGAGCGTGCGTTGCGAGTGGTACATTGGCTCAGGAAGCATCCCGATGATCGTGCATCCATGAAACAGCTTGCCCGACATGCTGCTACCGGCGTGCGTACACTGGAACGGCTGTTTCAACACGAAACTGGCATGTCGCTAGGCAAATGGCGTATGCAATTCCGTCTACTACAGGCGGTTCGTTTGCTCAGTACACGAAATGTATCAATAACGGAGGTCGCCCTGGCGGTAGGCTATGACAGCCCGAGCGCCTTCATCGTCGCCTTCAAACGTTTCTTTGGAACAACACCAAGCCAGTATGTTGATTGACCTAACCCTTACCCACCCAGCCCATCGCTTTGCCGCTGGTACTTCTTAACCGCCAGGAAAGAATGGCTGCATGGTGCTGAATATGCCTGATGTTGACCAGTTGATGTTCCAGCGTGGACATCTGATACCACGGGAAGCCACACTGTGCTGCTGATAAATCGAGTGCATCGACGAGCCGGTCAACATCATCGTAAATGATCTGCCAGTAGGCTTTCAAATCTGCCTGGGAATAAGGTTCACATGGCTTGGGAGGACGATGATTCTCGTGAGCAACAGTGGCAATATAGTTTGCCTCTGGCTGATGCCTGTCCCAGGGGATGAAATCTTCCTGTTTCTGGTGTAGATAGAAATGACAATAAAAAAGCGTGTGGTACGCCACACGCCAGTAGACTGGGCCACCATCGTTCGGCTTGTACCAAAGCTCCTCCGGACATGCTTCGACGACTGCAAGCAATGTCCGGAGTGCAGCACGATACTGCGACTTGAGTGCTGAAGAAACATCCATTTACTTGACCGCAGGCAGGCCAGCTACCACGTTGTCGAGCGGCTTTGCCATTTGGGCCGGATGACCGATCCAGGCAATCTTGCCTTCCTTGTCAACGATGAAGGCACAGGGAATGCCATTCTGACCCGCAGCTTTCAGCCAGTTCTTAGCCATGTGACCATCACTAGACTTTCCATTTTTCTCCACCTTGTCCATAGCTACGCGATAGTTCATCTTGGAACCCATCTGCTTCACAAAGGGAGCTACTTTAGTCTGGTCACGTTCAAACACACTAACCCCGACAAAGACCACCTTGTCGCCATACTTTTTCTGCATCGCAGTCAGCTTGGGAATGTTATCGATGCATGGGCCACACCAGGTCGCCCAGAATTCGATCACATAAATCTGTCCCTGCTGCAGTTGCTTGACAGGTTCACCCTTGAGGAACTTGTTGACTGCAAAATCAGGAGCACTATCGCCAACATTCAAATCTGCTGCACGTGCGTGTAGCGTACACAACATCAAACTCATTAACGCCAAGGTAAGCAAACGATTCATGGTAATCCCCAGGAGAAAGGAACTTGTTGAAAAACTGTAGCATATTCCATTTTGAGATTCAGCAGAAAAATTCTGATTTAGTCTGGAATGGATATCATTCAAGCTACTGTCCCTTTTTCGCCACGTGTTTGTCAAACCAGTCTGAAATGATGACTAGATCTTTATCGATGCCTGCCCACCCGTGGGCCTTGCCCGGTTTAACCACCAGTTCACAAACGACATTGTTCTCCTTAAGCTTAGCGATGATCAGTTCTGCCTGTTGAATGGGAACCAGCTTGTCTGCATCACCATGAATAATCAGCGTTGGAGCATCATCGCTGGTCACGTGATATAAAGGTGAAATCTGCTTACCAACTTCTTTGCGTTTCTCCATGTCATCCACTGGTACAAACCCCTTCTTGCCATCCAGCGTTTGAAAATCAAAAGCAGGCCAGAAACCCTGCAGGATGCCGGTGCCTAGCGCCACTTCCCCCTCTTTGCCATAATTCAGAAAATCGGTGGGTGGAAAGAAACAACCGACTGCAGCAATTCTCGATGAAACACGATCCACGGGGTCCTTGGCTGAAGGATTCCCTTCACGCGATGCACAGCCCATCATCAATGAAAGATGCCCGCCTGCCGAGGCACCCATGATGCCCAGACGATCCGGATCAACGCCATAATCCTTGGCATGGTAGCGAATAAATCGCACTGCCCGGTTCATATCATCCACAATTTCCGGAATGGTGAACTTGGGCTGGCTGCCATGCACCACTGCAAACACTACATACCCACGTGCCAGCATGACATTGAAGAATGCACGGTTGATGGCTTCCTTCGAGGAAAAGAAACCGCCACTCACCACCATGATTACCCCGGCACCATTGCGATTCGCGTTCGGGGTAAACACATCCATCGTGAGTGCCACGCCATACTTTCTTCCGTAAACAATGTCTTCCTTGACCGTTGCTTCCGGTACCTGTGCACGCAGTGAAGACACAACAACCAGCAAGACCAGCAGTGATCGCAACATCATGGGTGCATTCTCTGGGTAAGAGGATGCCTGAGTATAATGTGTTACCCGAGCGGAACAACAAAAAAGGAAAGATCACTTCTCAGCCTGCACTTGTGGAGTTTAGCCAATCTGCTATAGCGCTTCCGAATTTTTGATTACCCGATAAATGAGAAGAGGATCGGGCATGG from Planctomycetia bacterium encodes the following:
- a CDS encoding VOC family protein, with translation MPNNLSFFAIHADDVGRAQAFYEKVLKWKFQPWGPPGFLTINTGHETDVCGALQMRHEIVPGLQLNGLECTFDVEDIDATAKAVVAAGGTVIMPKCEIPTVGWLIKIKDTEGNVLCMKQPARK
- a CDS encoding TlpA family protein disulfide reductase produces the protein MNRLLTLALMSLMLCTLHARAADLNVGDSAPDFAVNKFLKGEPVKQLQQGQIYVIEFWATWCGPCIDNIPKLTAMQKKYGDKVVFVGVSVFERDQTKVAPFVKQMGSKMNYRVAMDKVEKNGKSSDGHMAKNWLKAAGQNGIPCAFIVDKEGKIAWIGHPAQMAKPLDNVVAGLPAVK
- a CDS encoding helix-turn-helix transcriptional regulator, yielding MSKKRQPLKKGAHSKHDECLVRSLAVRHYAASRVPVHAHDWHQLIYASEGVMWVFTLGKEWVVPPNRAVWVPAGVHHSMELSASVLIHTLYINPVVSAPLPTECSAVNISPLLRELILHTISLGYLKESHPVHASLIPFLLDQLGDLQSAELFLPMPRDERALRVVHWLRKHPDDRASMKQLARHAATGVRTLERLFQHETGMSLGKWRMQFRLLQAVRLLSTRNVSITEVALAVGYDSPSAFIVAFKRFFGTTPSQYVD
- a CDS encoding DinB family protein; translated protein: MDVSSALKSQYRAALRTLLAVVEACPEELWYKPNDGGPVYWRVAYHTLFYCHFYLHQKQEDFIPWDRHQPEANYIATVAHENHRPPKPCEPYSQADLKAYWQIIYDDVDRLVDALDLSAAQCGFPWYQMSTLEHQLVNIRHIQHHAAILSWRLRSTSGKAMGWVGKG
- a CDS encoding alpha/beta hydrolase codes for the protein MMLRSLLVLLVVVSSLRAQVPEATVKEDIVYGRKYGVALTMDVFTPNANRNGAGVIMVVSGGFFSSKEAINRAFFNVMLARGYVVFAVVHGSQPKFTIPEIVDDMNRAVRFIRYHAKDYGVDPDRLGIMGASAGGHLSLMMGCASREGNPSAKDPVDRVSSRIAAVGCFFPPTDFLNYGKEGEVALGTGILQGFWPAFDFQTLDGKKGFVPVDDMEKRKEVGKQISPLYHVTSDDAPTLIIHGDADKLVPIQQAELIIAKLKENNVVCELVVKPGKAHGWAGIDKDLVIISDWFDKHVAKKGQ